The DNA window AGGCTCCCTTCTGTGATTCCTACCTCAAATAGCTTGTTCCACAGCCAGGAGGAATTGGTAAAGACCCCGGCCGCACCGGACCCCAGGGCGATGTCCATGGCACCTGTAAGACACAAGCCTCTCAGGTCACCATCCGCCTCTACGGACCAGAACCATAACTCTAACCTTGTGTAATGAATCTCCTCATTATCAAAAACATCTGAGCATCAGAAATCTTCATTTCTACAGTCCAGGCAAAATTTCACCTCTTATTATTAAGGAAAGTAATCTCAGCCCAGGGTAACAACTGCCAACTTTAGCTATTTCCTTTCAGAGTTTAATTAAATGGGCATTCTTCTTTTTATGCTCTAAACACTTATTCCTCTATTATAAACAGATGTCGGAAAAAATCTCTAACAATGGGAAGACAGATGGAGGTACAGCAATTGACCTTACTACTGGCATTAAGCCTCTCAGTTTTCAGCACTTCTAATCACACTTCAGTAACTATCTGCTACAAGACTTTGATTCCTTTAAGAAAAAAGTCTGCTGTTATTCTAACATTTCTACATTTCCATCTCCTAATAAACTTGTGTCCCACTGGTTGACCTTTAAGTTAACGAGTGGCATTTAAACAAAATGAGTTGCAAACTCCTATTTGTAGGTGCGAGTTCCTCCTCAAGTACAACAGCTTAGTGCTGCTGCCTTCCCGATCTGGCATTGGCGAATAGAAAATGAATGATAGCCCTGGTTCAGTGGTCCCTTAAGTCTAGCTAGTTTACTCCAGCACTGCTGCTGAGCTGCAATCTACTACAGGAATACAgtaattttcaaataaaagagAGGAATGAAGTAGGCATCCAGATATCAACAGCGATCATTTCACAGAAACTATCTCACCTATCACTCCATACCCAACTTCTTATTTTGAAACTAATTACATCCTGTAATATTCATCCTTAAAACACACACAGATCCACATCCTCAAAATTCAACCACCGCAGCAGGGCTTTCTAGCTTCCCCGGCCAGCCTACATCTATCTGGGTCTTTCTGCAGATCACTCTCCACACTGCCGTGCTTGGTGACCATTCCAAGGCACAAACTGGACCTCAGCACCTTGCTGCTTAGCATGGCTCAGTAGCTTCCAGCTGCGTCTGGCTCAATGCAAAACCCCGTGACACATCACCCACCACAAAATCAGAGAAAGGGTGCGCTGTGACCTGTTAAGGTGGCGGCGTTGATGATGAGcttgggattaaaggtgtgagcgtAGCAGAGTGCATCAGCTAGGATGAGCCTCCCCTCGGCATCCGTGTTATCAACCTGAACAGAGGATGAGCCAAGAGACAGGGAACAAGGGTCAAAATGGATTCAAAAATGGAAAAGTGAGAGTAAAAATTGCCATCGACTATTGAAAACATACTTGTGCTGGGAAGTAAATAGAATAACCGCCCCCCTTCCCACCAGACTTGACAACTTTGAAGCTGACTTAGTAGAAGAATGTttcaattggatttttttttttttactaacaatTAGACTAAAGAGCTTAAGAAAGAGCGAAGTGGCAGCATGCATCCCCAGGCTTCTAGAGAATTCTTGCCAACTCCTGCTATCCTTTGTCAGTATGCTGCTTTCTTAGTAGAGGCCATGTTCCCGGCGGTTTTCACCCAAGGCCACACTGCCCCATCCTCAGCGTGTGGAGCGGCACTTTCCACGCACATGCAACATGGATGAAAGCTAATCGTGACACAGCATATCCAGACAGCAGCTCCTACTATTCAGACCCAGAGACCATGCTATACAGCTATACCGTGCTCTACAGGCCTGGCTGCAATTTCAGGGTTGTGTGCACAACCAACAGTTATTGGAAGGAACATATTAGTGAGCATGAAAAATACTCGTAAATATTCCTATTGAGAAATTCCtatagggctgggggtatggctcaagcagtagagcaaggTAAGTATCGccgatttaaaaaacaaaataacaacaaaaccactCATGACTCTGCGTGAAAAAGTACTCCACCCTGCAGACAGCCCCAACAGGGAGCCAAGGCCATGACGGGGGTTCCTTGAGGACCTCAGGAGTGGGGTGCTCCAGAGGGAGGATCCACTACGCACCTGGATGGTCTTCCCGTTCTTGGCTCTAACCACATCCCCAGGCTTGTTGGCCTTGCCGCTGGGCATGTTTTCACAAAGAGGAGCCAAACCTATTgaaaagaacataaaacaaacacagTCCATACTGGGTCCACACATGCCGTCATAGCAGGCTGCAGGTGTGCCGACAGAGCACGCTAGACGTTGACATGACCTTAACTGAGTGAGAAACTTGAACATCACCAGATACATCGGCATGCTTATCCAAGGCCGAGTGTGATTCTGACCAAGAAGAAACAAACTCAACTGGTGGAAGAGCAGGAGACTAACTTGGGCCCTTCAAACCCACCCATGACATGAGAGAGAAAAGGGCAGGAAGAGGACTCTTGGCTAAGGAGAACTGAAGGGTTATGGCAGCCAAATCAATGTGGGATCTTAGCTGCCTTCTAGTTTTCAAAaccaaataatgaaaaaaatgggCCTGTTTTTAAGGTAATAGGAAATCGgattttgttactgtattaatcCTTGGAAAAAGTAATTGTACTGTCACGTAAAATGTCCTCAGTAGACTTACCATGATGTTGGCAACTTGCTTAAAAGGGTACAGTGGGGGGAAAAGGACTGATACAGCAAAACAACATCAGGAGAAAGGCAATGGTATTGGGGTGACGAGGAGGGGAGCACAAGTCAGGTAGACTTAGATAtcacttctgcttctgcttccctGGCCAAGTCATGAAACCCACGTCTCTCTTCTCCTTGTCCTCTGAAACATGGTAGTCGCAGCACTACCACCCCTGGCGCTGCCTGCGCATCCGCAATAACACCAAGACGTGACAAGCACCAAGAGCTTTCTCTGCCCCAGGCAGTTCCTCTCAGACATTGAACTGGCCACCTGGTCCTATGAGACAGTCAGGAAATGAGCCAGTGGAGATGCCCTTCTGACTACGGAACATCTTTTACTTGAATAAGGAAGGCACAAACTTGACATTCGTGTCCCCGATTGCTACCCACTTTTTGCAGAAGTAAAACAAATCAATTCACTATAAGGTTCACTGGTTGCAAAACATATTTAAGTCAGACATAAAGCACTTAGCTATACAGCTCTTCTCCATGAAAAGCTATTTAAAACCTGTCTCTGGCTCTTTCTGGATGGGAGGACACCACATCCGCTGTGCGCTAGAAGCTTCCCTCCCCTCTTACCTACGATATTGATGGGCAGATTGAGCTTCGCAGCAGACACAATGGCCGAGCATATGGTCGCCGCTCCCCCCATGTCAGCCCTCATGAGGTCCATATTTGCGGAGGGCTTGATGGAGATTCCGCCACTGTGGGAAAAAGGCAGTGAGCAAGACGGAGGCCAAAACCACTGCCCTAAAAATGAGCAtgcgttggggctggggatatggcctagtggcaagagtgcttgcctcatatacatgaggccctgggttcgattccccagcaccacatattcagaaaatggccagaagtggcgctgtggctcaagtggcagagtgctagccttgagcaagaagaagccagggacagtgctcaggccctgagtccaaaccccggactggcaaaaaaaaaaaaaaaagagcatgcatTGCATGTGTGGTGGGGCATCCTGACACTCTGTCTTTTCCGATGCCTCTCCCTGGCTAAAATAACCAAAGTGCTTTTCAGTTGTAAGGAACACTTAGGGTTGGGTAAGACTAATGACTGCTAGACCGCTCAGCTCAGGGAAGTAAAGCTCGCAAAGAGAAGACAGTATGATCTTAGCAACCCGTGGCTGCATCCACATGGACAGGTTCTCTACAGGGAGAATCAAAGTTTGTGGCGGCAGATTTTAAGACACTTGCAATAGAGCTAGACTCAAGcggaggagtgctagccttgtgtgaaaaagccaagggacagcacctaggcccttagtttaagctgTAGtaatacacacgcacacatgcgcacatgtACAACCTAGTCTGACATGTAACATAAGCATTTTGTACATGGTGGTATGATATATTTTAAACAATCTGCAAAGAGGgggttcactgtgacatttctacatGTACACAACATATCTTAATCAAACTtctctatcactctcccttaATGCTTCCCCCTTCTTAAAATAACTTCCATAGGTCTCATCATTCTAACTTAATTCGTGCAAATAAACttcaaccataaaaaaaaaaagtgtaagactCAAAGGCCGTGGTGATGATTCAGACTCTGCACGAAGCACCACCCGTACACACAAAGCAGCCACCAACATGCACAGCTCAGACCCCGCAGGAGTACCTGTCAAAGGTAATGCCCTTCCCAACGAAGACCAGAGGTGCGTCACCAGCATTAGGGCTGCCTGTGTAGTGGATTTCCAGGAAGACGGGAGGCTCTTCAGACCCTTTGGCTACGCTTAGAAATGAGCCCATCTGCTGCTCCTCAATCCAAGACTTGGGTCTGCAggacagaaagggaggaaagaagacagaCCATTACATTTCAAAAGTTCCTAGGAAAAGCTTAtgggcactttaaaaaaaaaaatcttaaactttATTAGGCTGTAGGGGcaggtggttcaggcctgtaaccttagctactgaggctgagatctaggtttgcagccaacccaggcaagaaagttcttgagactgaattccatttaaccactaaagagccagaggtggagcttgtggcccaagtagtagtgCACTTGAGCAAAATACCTTaggaacatcacccaggccctgagcgcaagctctaggaccagattACTAATGCGTATTAATTGAACAAATTGATGTGCATGTAGTATACTTCCATATTTTACAGTTTTTAGTGTGTTTCATTATGTGAAAGCTCTCATACTAGAGCAAGTAAACAGGCAAGTCATTGTCAATTGATAACATGCTATTACTTGCTTTGTGTATAATCCTGGACAAGTCACATAGTTCTGAGCCTGTTTCCTCAATTATGAAAAGGAAACATATGCACAATAAGGAATACAATGTTAGGTAATAGTATATACTCAATAAATGATaacttccgggctggggatatagcctagtggcaagagtgcctgcctcggatacatgaggccctaggttcgattccccagcaccacatatacagaaaacggccagaagcggcgctgtggctcaagtggcggagtgctagccttgagcgggaagaagccagggacagtgctcaggccttgagtccaaggcccaggactggccaaaaaaaaaaaaaaaaaaaaaaaaatgataacttCCAACCCAACACACACAGATTATTCTTAAAGTTTTAGCTCAGATGAAACACCCAAGAAAAAACCAACAAAGCTATACTACACTGCCTAGAATAAAATACtgtatttctttgctttcttagtACTGCTGAATTCCATTTTCCAATATTGTCACACTATTCCTCACAGTTACAACTGCAACTTGAGATGTCTCTGAAGTGTCTAATGTGGGAAAACGAATTGATTCTTAGAATAGACAGAAACGGTCCTTAAGGCAAACTAGAAGTCACCATACTGTTCTTCCACAGGGCACAAGGGAGCTTTGTATTCCCTCTGGGCCACCGTACCTAGGTCTGTGCTCCCAGACACACCAGCAGCACCATGTCTGAGGAAGACTGCTCACTTGTCTATCCCATCAGTCCTCACGATTAAACCAGGACTGCCACCGGATTTCACAGGGACAAAGAACACACACATCAAGAAgtcaaaggagggctgggaatatggcctagtggcaagagtgcttgcctcctcacatgaagctctcggttcaattccccagcaccacatatatggaaaacggccagaaggggtgctgtggctcaggtggcagagtgctagccttgagtgggaagaagccagggacggtgctcaggccctgagtccaaggcccaggactggcaaaaaaagaggaaaaaaaaaaagaagtcaaaggaaACGAGGGTGGACTATGAAAGCTACTCAAAGACAGTACTTGATGTTTTATAAAGACCTTCCTTCTGGAAGAACTGTCTGTGCTGCTTCGACGGAGACCCACCTACGCTGGCCAGGGTTTTGTGCAGCAACACCTCAGCTTCATGAGTCACATGCCACCCGCCTCTTCTCTGCCTGAGCTCTTCTTCCCTCTCGTCTTGTCCAAAAGCCTTGTTTCCTCGGAGACCAAAGCACACCtgcctccaaaccggaagtgcaCACTCTTTGCACACTCTTTGAAAGTGTAAGCTAGCCTCATAACCTTTCCCGGTCCACCTTGGCCCCTGCTCCTGCTCGCCAGAGGGGAAGATATTCCTTCCCGAAGATCCTCACTGAGGACAAAGACCACCGCTCTGCACCCTTGTGTGCCAAGATCCCAGGTACACCAGAGGCACGGCGCCTCCTGTAACTGCACCACCATTACTTGTGAACACAAAGTAGCTCTGGCATCTCCTCATGTGAGCCAAAGCAGTGTTTTCCAGGACATCTCGATAAAGATTAAACGCCTACAAGCCACTCCAGAGACGTCAGCAAGCTCTAAGCCCCAGGTTTTCCACACATTACCAACTTACCTTCACTCAACTATGTTCATGTTATCCTTAGGAACATGAACGCTAATCACAACTACTGAAGACTTTCAGATGAGGTCCCTCAAGAAGTTACTTTGCTAGTGAATAATTCTTTGGGTAAGGCAAATACCTGCCAACTTATTTTAATCCTAAGTCCCTAAATGCTCAACATTGGGTTGCTTAGAGGGTGATGAAGAGAGCCATGGAACTTGGTAGGACAGGACCTCATGTCCAACAGCCCTGCCCTGATCCCTCACCCGGGACGGACGACACCAATCCTGCAATCCAGCTATGGGAATTCCCTCAAGTTCTTCATAAAGCTAACCCATTACCATGTCACCCAGCAATTCAACTCCTTAATATCTAAAAGGAATAGAGACAAGTCCACACAAAAACTCATATTCAATTGCTCCCAGCACTGTGTGTAGAACACAACTGatggaagagaagaaacaaggtGAATGAATGTGTGTGCATCACTAAGGCCTGGGGGAAAGGAAACGGAAATGGGTATAAGGTTTCTTCTCAAGTAATGAACACGTGGTCACGGTAGCACAATCGTGTCAATATACTAAATCAACGACGACTACTTGAGTTGGGTTAGTGAATTATGTCTTGATAGAAAATGCCTGGGCACATGCATACGCACACATACAGCATGAAGTCATAGCACATTGTCAAAGAtgaggaaagacaggaagaacCTCAGGGCCCTCTCTCGGCCCGTGGGTGGCTGCTGGTGGATCATCTCACCTCTTGGTTCAAGTTACTGCTCTGGAATGTAGGACCTGAAAAGCTCCTTCTGGCTTTAACATCCGGTAAGTGTGAGGTAATCTCGAATTACCTGATGTGGACCTCTGTTTTAGAGCTGGCACTTTTGAGATTCTTCTCGATAATTTCAGCAAATCTGGTGGGCGTCATCTCGTTGGCTGGAGTCTCCATCAAGTGGCGGGCCAAGTTCTGCCCAGAAGCAAAGAGGACGCCTCTCTGCCAGGCCTCCTGATCCCCACTGTGGAAGCAAACAGTGACTGTCAAATGACGTGGAGAAATACCCACCACTCTGCAGCTAGAAAACgctcatcaaaacaaaacaagaaagcctAGAAGACTACAAACACTCGAGTAAAAGCAAGAATGCAAAGAGCTTGAAAACAGGCCCACCAAGGCCTATTTGTCAGGCCAAGCAGTCAACTTTAGAACTTTCCTTTGTATAAAATAGGGATTGGGCTGATGGCTCTTTGGAGCTCAAATACCAGCGGGCAGGCTCCTGTATAAAGGTTTATTTTGTACTTTCAGAGTACAGGGATCACACAGGCCAGAGGCTAGCAGGAGCACTAGCCTTCATCCAAACATCAAGTTGGGAGACTTTGTTGCCTTCCTTTGCCTGCGTCAGAGCTTTAAATCCTAACTGCCGGATGGCAAGATTAGCTCTAGAACAGTAGCATGCCACCACATGTTATATGATCCTGGCTCTTCTTATCCACATCAGGCGTTAATATGGGCAGCTTGGAGATGGATAAAGTAACAGCTGATTTAGCTCAGAGGGGTCACTGTGTCCCACACTTGTTACGGTCTGTCTTTCCATCATCCCAGAAACAATGGAACTAGAAGTACAATGCTAGAGGTTTTTCTCCCTGAACTAAGGTCATCTGAAAAAGTGGTGGAGCCAAGATCCAAACCCAGCTGCTGGCATTCCCAGCTACTCCCTTCCAGCTGCTGGCACCGTGTGCCAAGGGCCACCCACAGCCGGTGCGGCACCTGCGCTAGAGCTCTCAGGCTGTCTTTCCCGACAGCACGGAGGCTGCCCCTCAGAAGCCAGGGTAGGGCCAGAGTGCACCAGTGCTCCGTGGCCTGCTGAAGTCTCCCCAGCAGATTCTGATGGCAAAGAGCTGTGGAGCTCTAGTAATGAGCACAAGGCCCACAGACGCCCGCTCAGTGGGAACGGTTTGGACTGAAACCTGCTCGGATGCCTCTGTcatcatctctccctctctcagggtggggggggggggagcatgcCTGGGACTGTGCCAGGAGCAGAGCCCTGGACGTTACTAGCGTGGCAGTGGGTACGGCAATGACTAAGAAGGTTACAGACAGGCCAGGCACTAGCACCTGTACTAAGGCACAGGCAGCTCATGGCCAAAAGGCCACTCTGTGAGAAGAGCAGCAAGTGCCACCCTTATCTTTGCTTCCTTCCATCACCTTCCGTAGAGCTTGGCCGACACAGCCGTCTTCTTCTTCTGCTTGAGGTCATCGTACTCATAGAGACCAAGCACAGCTCCTTCCGCAGCGGCCTGCGCGTCCCCGCAGGGATCCACCTCCACCGCAGACAGCTCCAGGTCTTGGACCTGCCTGCACCCAGCTGCGTGAGGACCCAGGACGCAGAAAACGGTGTGTCAGTCAAACAGAAGAGGAGcaacaggaagcagaggcaaaGCTGGGTGCTATGGCAACAAGCCTGGGGCTCAAACCCTAGCTCAGACACCTAACTTCTGAACCTTTCCTTTTTTGTAAAATGAGGATGGGTGTACAACTCACAGGCAGAGCTGAGCCACCAGACACAAAGTACACAGCACATCCCAGGGCCGGAGAGGCCCCAGGGAGAGGCCACTCTTACTAGGATCGTTTCTGAAACACTGGGGTTTTAGATGAAGCTTCTCAATCATCAAGAGGTATCCAGATGAAAAGCGACAGAGAAATGATGTCACTGTAACGATGCCCATAGCACTGAGCCAAGTCCATCATTAACAACATTTACGATTTACATTCATAACTTATGAAGAAGTTGTGAAATAACAGCTTAGCATGAACTTTCAAAGTAAACTTAACAAGCATTTATGGTGCACACAGGGCCAAGGATCAATCAAGCTAATTATAGGTGCTCCAGAATGCTTCTCCAAGCACCTTTGGTCAGTCTCTCCATCTCAAGGGCTGTCCCTGTCCTACTACTCAGCTCCGAGGGACTCAAATGTATCCCCTTAATTCCTCCATCCTACCTGCTTGACAAACAGGAACAGACACAGGCCTTTTTATTAGGGGTGAACAAGCGCCCCATTCTCTGCTCTTCTTTTCTCTGACTGTAAGTATGATGACTCCACATAAAAGTTTGataacaccaaaaaaaatttttttattcacACAGCCCAATTTCTGGTAGAGTATAGCTCTACAAGTAAATGGTAGTAAAGCCTAACAGAAATTGTACCAGAGTATTCAAAGTAAAAATCTTCTAAGCTACCTTTGACTATCAGATGGCCAAGCACCTTCATAAAGGGAAACTGACTTTGCTAAAATGGGTTGTTGAATGAGAACATGCAGGAAGGAGTGGTGACGGTGGAGAGCAGAGAAAAGACAGGTCTGAAAGTGAGGACCCTCAAGAGCGTCCATCAACACAGACATCAAACGAAAATCACCTGCCACTGCAGCTCGGATGTTTTCTTTGCCTTCATCCCAGTTCTCCTGCTTATCGACTCCAGCTGTCCTTTTGCCGAGGCCCACCACCACCACGCTGGGGAAGTCCTGGTGCACAAACACACCGCGTTAGCCCCCGAGGTCTAGTAAAGCACAACTTCCCAGCAGGAAACGGTGCGTGGCAAGCCACTGCGCTCCTCCGCAGGCACTGTGCCCTCCGTACAGGGGAAAGTAAGGCTAACTCTGTAAATGATTCTACAGAACCCCGGGCCTTGGTGGAAGGAAGATTCAGAGTGAGAACAGCCAGGTGCCCCATCCCAATCTTAAAtacttctgcttaaggctggaaTGAACGTGTATGATCCAATACATACTTTTTAGCACGACTAGGCGGCCAGCACCGAGCCCACGGGAGTGTACTAAATAACCACGATCTTCATCTCATACCTGATGCAGACCATAGAAGGTCCGGGTCTTGCCTGTCTTCAGGGGTGGTCCTGATCTAGAGCAAGGAGAAATGACACAAAGGACCGTTTGTAAGACAATCTGTCCGTACAATATTCTAATAACTGCTTCTGTGGATTTGTTTCTATAGAATGCTCGCAGGCCACATTTCTTAGATATAGCACTTCTCACAGTAGCTCAGAAACTTGTTAGCAAACTTGTAGATTGGATAACATGAATGTATTCAAAAGCAAGGAAAAGGAACACTATGAAGGAACACCATAAAAAATACAGCAACCAAAGTGGAGGATTTGACAGCAGTGTGTCCGCACAGAGGTTGTAGGAGGGGCTTATCTGGATGAGAAGAGGCAATTCCCCAGTCAAAAGAGAGATCTCCATGTAGCTAGGAGACAGGAGCAGAGCGGGGCGATGGCCAACACCCCGGGgagctagcaggaaagtccaagtctGGATCTATGACTTCAGGCACTTGTGAAGGCTGCTGGTGAAGGACTAGGATATGCAA is part of the Perognathus longimembris pacificus isolate PPM17 chromosome 16, ASM2315922v1, whole genome shotgun sequence genome and encodes:
- the Lap3 gene encoding cytosol aminopeptidase, whose amino-acid sequence is MFWLPLPAAGRVVVRRLGVRRLWDRGISTADMTKGLVLGIYSKDKEDDVPQFTSAGENFDKLVAGKLRETLNISGPPLKTGKTRTFYGLHQDFPSVVVVGLGKRTAGVDKQENWDEGKENIRAAVAAGCRQVQDLELSAVEVDPCGDAQAAAEGAVLGLYEYDDLKQKKKTAVSAKLYGSGDQEAWQRGVLFASGQNLARHLMETPANEMTPTRFAEIIEKNLKSASSKTEVHIRPKSWIEEQQMGSFLSVAKGSEEPPVFLEIHYTGSPNAGDAPLVFVGKGITFDSGGISIKPSANMDLMRADMGGAATICSAIVSAAKLNLPINIVGLAPLCENMPSGKANKPGDVVRAKNGKTIQVDNTDAEGRLILADALCYAHTFNPKLIINAATLTGAMDIALGSGAAGVFTNSSWLWNKLFEASIDTGDRVWRMPLFEHYTRQVVDCQLADVNNIGKYRSAGACTAAAFLKEFVTHPKWAHLDIAGVMTNKDEVPYLRKGMTGRPTRTLIEFLHRVSQDSD